The following coding sequences are from one Portunus trituberculatus isolate SZX2019 chromosome 6, ASM1759143v1, whole genome shotgun sequence window:
- the LOC123518467 gene encoding acetylcholine receptor subunit beta-like 1, producing the protein MMTMMAGQLAVLCTCLLLVLPVSGEDFWRSETSLRKEVFQGYDKTIRPSLNVFVLVRSLNVDGMDVKEDAHAVLLHGALQLMWEDPRLRWRLEEHNDVDRLGVDPQELWRPDFAMASSGGHIPTPPRSHVPALVYPDGKVIFVPPVDLPLTCLLDLTYWPYDMLNCSLRAGSWVHHGHMLNVTLADNALKFAHPSVSEGEAGGTSSSTNTRPEWEVIFANLTRHTQVVPCCSEPQVTLLVSVIVRRSAPAITWVMKTPVLCLCVMTCLVFLLPANGSEKVVFGGVCVLLNILFLGFAITIVYKDPIHTPLIVQLVTHQVVLTVVSVVVAVVVMRLARGPHSFPVPHVVTKLANTLATVLCLSSCSRRTANHEQEYAVIIKAEQIELGDRSGGEARQRDWTEDLGEWILLATVVDRLALVLYLAACAVTFIRFSPVLW; encoded by the exons atgatgacgatgatggcggGTCAACTTGCTGTTCTATGCACGTGTCTGCTGCTCGTACTGCctg tTAGCGGCGAGGACTTCTGGAGGAGCGAGACGTCCCTGAGGAAGGAGGTGTTCCAGGGTTACGACAAGACTATCCGGCCCTCCCTCAATGTCTTCGTCCTGGTCAGAAGCCTCAATGTTGATGGAATGGacgtg AAGGAAGACGCCCATGCAGTTCTTCTACACGGCGCCCTTCAgctg ATGTGGGAGGACCCGAGGCTGCGGTGGCGTCTGGAGGAGCATAATGATGTGGACCGTCTGGGCGTGGACCCTCAGGAATTGTGGCGCCCTGACTTCGCTATGGCATCCTC aggcggcCACATCCCAACCCCGCCAAGGTCACACGTGCCTGCCCTGGTGTACCCCGATGGGAAGGTCATATTCGTGCCCCCTGTTGACCTACCGCTGACCTGCCTGCTTGACCTGACCTACTGGCCTTACGATATGCTCAACTGCTCTCTCAGGGCCGGCTCTTGGGTCCACCACGGCCATATGCTCAATGTTACTCTGGCGGACAATGCTCTGAAG tTCGCGCACCCTTCCGTGAGCGAGGGTGAGGCGGggggcaccagcagcagcaccaacaccaggCCGGAATGGGAGGTGATCTTCGCTAACCTGACGAGACACACTCAAGTGGTGCCCTGCTGTTCTGAACCCCAAGTCACGCTGCTGGTGTCCGTCATTGTGCGCCGCTCTGCCCCCGCCATCACCTGGGTTATGAAGACGCCGGTGTTGt GTCTGTGTGTGATGACCTGCCTGGTGTTCCTCCTCCCAGCGAACGGCAGCGAgaaggtggtgtttggtggtgtttgcgtCCTCCTCAACATTCTTTTCCTCGGGTTTGCTATCACCATTGTCTACAAGGATCCCATTCACACACCCCTCATTG TCCAGCTGGTGACGCATCAGGTGGTGTTGacggtggtgagtgtggtggtggcggtggtggtgatgcgtcTGGCGCGGggccctcactccttcccagtGCCTCATGTGGTCACCAAGCTGGCCAACACCCTCGCCACGGTGCTCTGCCTCTCAAGCTGCTCCAGGAGG ACAGCCAACCACGAGCAGGAGTACGCAGTGATCATCAAGGCGGAACAGATTGAGTTAGGAGATCGTAgcggaggcgaggcgaggcagaggGACTGGACTGAGGACCTTGGAGAGTGGATCTTGCTGGCCACTGTGGTAGACCGCCTGGCACTTGTTCTTTACCTGGCTGCTTGTGCTGTTACCTTCATTCGCTTCTCCCCTGTTCTGTGGTAG